TAAAGTCAACCATCAATATCTTCCCATCGCCTCTCTCAATTGGCACACTTAGACCACGTCTATGTTGTTTAAGTATGTAACTCATAATCATAAATGTGGAATATTCAAATGAATCCAacaatttgcttgaaattcaagagaccaatgagagcgcgacaatcACTTGTTTTCACATGTAGTCAAAACTACTTCATCACATGTGATTGACTTCCttaacccttaaccctaaaccaaccctaaatcctaaatcaaccctaaactctaaaccaaccATAATAACTAAACCCTAGACCAACTCTAAACCcttaattctaaaccctaaactctatatacaGGGTTTGAGATTTagcaattagggtttagaaattggggtttagaagttagggcttagggtttagggtttagttttagggtttagattgagtttttaacacgaacggtttagaattCGGGGTTCggtgtttagggttttgggtttagggactaaacccaaagtcCTAagtcctaaactctaaactctaaatcgggctacatGTCCCCGTGATGGTAGCCTAGTGGTTGAAAGACATGCAACATACCGCGGTGGTCATGAGTTAATGGTCAATCCCTGCCCCATGTCCCTTTAAGCATTGGTTACGCGATTTACCTCTTACATGTTGGTCGTAAATCGGTTGGTGTGGAGCCGCCAAATGGtcggtttacccttttttttttaaaaaaaaaaaattaggctacatttttattaaaaaaaattgattttttttttaaaatatatatttttcaatcaaatgtgattgtcgcgccacatgtcacgcTCTCATTGATCTCTTGGATTTCAAACAATTTGTTGGATGCAAGGGGTTCGCTCTATTTTTAggtcaacagcaagcgtcgatttattggcttcTTGATTGCCGTTTAAAACCTAAATTGAATTTCAAGCAGGATCTAAAATCCATGTAAATTTAATTCTACTTTTTTAATggtgtctcaattttattttactattcttttatataaaaaaaatcctacttattggccggaggtccactcagaagcaatctctttatccgtcgaatagataaatggatgactttctctactgagAGTGTTTCACTatgagtggagaaatgacttgtttttattttcAGATAGggaaatgattgtctacatctcacctcctcatacaccactcatgtgatattggattttgttgttgttattgttgttggatgcaAGCGATTACAACTCAATTATAACTTCCCTTTTTAtagcataaataaataaataaatttgaaCAGTTAACAAGCTTACGAACCTCGTAAAGAAAGAACACAATGTAATGTAAACTACTCAGTCACTCAGTTGTGCTTATGTACAAAAATTACATACAGGTCCCTCAAGTTTGAGACATCTGACATTTGAGCCACTCAATTTAGTAAGATTTCGTGACCCAAGACCATCCATAATTTACAGAGACTTCTCTTATAACCCTCATTGGTTCACAACATCTTGGTCCAACCTTTTATCAATTGAAAGATTTATTATCATGAGTCATGACCCAACAAGTAGTTGGTCTAGATACCTTGAAATGTCAGAATAATTAGTTTactttacaacaacaacaaaactcaatcccacataAGTAGGGACGTAAGGTATGAGGAATAGTTAGTTTACTTTGATCGTGCTAAATGGATCATGCTAAATGGGGCACCGCAGGGAGGATGTGCAAGAGACTAATGGAATTACACAACCGATAAAACTTCTTTATAAACTACACATGTTACAcgaataataacaatatatatgtacttataataaaTGCAATTTCCCGAATCAAAGGTGTAACATGTATTGTAGTGTCATTTACAATGACAATTCTCTCACGTACACTACTAGACTAGAGAGACAAAATGCTCATTCCAAATCCAGAATCCCAAAATTGGAGAGGAGAATCTTTACTTGATCAACAAAGTCTGATCCTGTTGCATACTCCGTTAACATCCCAACTGCAAACCCGAACATCGCCCATCTACACAATCCAACAATTATATATTACTATATCCAAGTATGGGTCCCGTCTACTTAAATTATGTAACAATGCCTTACAAATGGAACATAACATGGTGAAGTGTATACCACTAATAGAACCTAAGTTATCACAATGCTATATAGTCCAGACTATTAGTCTATTGACCAGAAACAATCGCACAAAAAATAAACACTCGATATATCTGATGAAACTTGCAACCTATAGCTTCATTAACAGTTCAACAAAAACGTATTATGACTGACTGTTAATCAATTGTCCAACATACATACCATCTTTGATATTAACAAAATAAGCTTTCATATGGACCTAATCAGTAAACTGTAACTATACTACCATACTACTCGCAGTATATTTAGCTAAGACTCTAAGAGAAATTTTGGATGCAAAAGCATTCTAAATATAATTTTCCAATCTTTGATGCAAAATGAGGATTAGAAACCAAATAATCACTTTTAACAGATAATTTGGAATGTAGTCCTAAAGCTAATTTCTTTCAGATAAATTAAATAACTACAATGTGATTATTGTGGTTGATTTTGTAGCTTTTAACAGAACTGAGGCTTTATGATTTTGGCATGTTCTTCCTATGGCTACCTTGTTCCTATGGTTACCTTGTTGCGAACTGACCGTTCAACAATCGTCATAGGATTAAGGGTAAGATTTAATTAAGGAGTATTTAACTTCAATAATGTGATTATGGTATTatataattctaattctaattctaatctaATTTTCACAGAAAATAGTCAAAGTCATCGCATTTCAATTCAAAATTAACACAATTAAATTAAATACTCGTTTAAAAGAATATATTGTCATGATTCACAACTAGGACCCAACATCCTATAGCTCCAATCACACTAAATTCAACAGAAGTACAATATCACCAGTTTTGACTACTAtagtcaaaattacaaaagtatcacAATTAGCAACAAACCTGCCATTGGAGATTTCATTTTTAGCAATAAATCCAAAAAAAGGTCCTTGATTTGATTCTTCAAGTTTCTTTTGCTTAAAATACTGCTGAATTTCCTTGGCTTTTTGTCTCTGAAATTCCATCGTCACTACATTATGACCTGCCGCTACCACCGCCGGCTGCGGCGTCACCGGAAGTGAAGGAGAAACTGGAGACGGGGGTGGGCTCGCCGGAGTAGGTTTGACCGGTGGGGTAGCAATTGATGGTCTACGCAACGGACTATTATCAGATTGAGTACATTTTATGGTGATTAGACTTGGATTGGttgaagaaaaacaaaatttagaaGCAGTGATTGAGGAATTAAATGGATTCGATGATGAATTCGTGATTCTGATGCATTGAATTGAAGCTACTGACATTTTTATATTTCAAGGTTTTGCAATTTGGGGGGAATTTTGGGGGTTTTTTGTTTTGAAAATGGAAGTGGATAAAAGATATACTCCGATAATTTTGATTTGAGTTTGAAGAATTGTTATGTGTACAAGAGGTGGCCAAGTCTTGCAGAACTACTCCACATCACTAATGTTTTAGGCTTAGCtactttttattttaatattaattataataataaataataaataataaataataatataactataattattaaataaaataaatgaatAATAATCTTGTATGTTAGTAGTACATTAAACAATTAACAAGTCAATAACTTTTTAAATTATAGCTTTTACATTTTTCATCAAATTAAGAAAAATGATAAATATGACCTCTTAACGACCGACCACCTTAGCTTAGATTTTAGAGTTGTCATCAAATTAAGAAAAATGATAAATTATCAAGTGTAGTTATTTCCTTGCTCAACCCTTTCGAAATGTTAAGATGTTATTTACCGGTCTAAGGCTCCGTTTCAAAATTATTTTAAGAAGAAAATGAAATGAGATGAAGGAAAATGAAGGGAATGGGAGTTGGATTCTTCCAATTTGGAAGGATGTATTTGAGTGAAAATTACATTCAAATGATCAATCCACTTCCtccccttcttttttttttttcatgtaaaaacTCGGAAACACCAATAGATTAAAAAAAATTTCATTCCCTTTCATTTCTTTTTAAGTTAAAACTCTGGAACACATTCTAAAGGATGAGAGGAAACTCCTAACTTCGTCTACATATATTCAAATTTCAAATTATCAATTAGATTTCATTCTTCAAAAGAGTGTTCAACTAAAATTAAAAACAAAGAATTTCAATACAAAGTCGTATTTAAAAACCTAAATATATTTCTGGCTCTGGCAATTTGTTATACCTTTGCGATTAGTTCGTCTTTGCTAATAAAGACTTTGTTATGAGATAGTGAGATGAGATAACGAAATGAGATTTAATTTTATAGCCTTATTTGAACACATTCAAAAAATTAATAAGCTTAGGGGCTGTTTTGTAACTCTCTCCTGAAAGTTTCGTAAGAGGGTAAACTAGAAGAACTGCATGCGGATATACACATAAGAAGCCGATCGAGGATTTCTTTATtttccattttcatccaatttgcAATTAATCGATTAGGGTTTATAATCTCGAACCGTTTGGTCAATTTCATTCCCATGGCGGCTGAGGTATCGTTTCCTTCTCTATTTCGTTTCAGTTTTGTATGCTATCTATCTATAGATTTATCTAATCAGACATAGTTTGTTGATAATCATCTAGGAGACTATTATGATCTGTATCGACAATTGTGAATGGATGAAGGGGTTCGAGAATCGGTATACCTATAATATTCAATATAACTGTGTTCGATCGTATTGCCGTGCTAAACTCAAGGTCTCTTCTTTTCTTAATAGCTAGGTTAACAACTACTCGTAATAATAAAGTTTCTCTTTACTCATGCATTGTAATTGTAtgattccattattattattaattattatttttcaatatcttttttttctttttgatttaggTTAACAACTGATTGTGCATTTGGACATGTCACCAAATGTTGTAATTGTTTTGTTACAGTCTAATCCGAAGAATGCTAGCTATAGGCATAGTGGGAATGGGGACTGATAAAAACCTGATTGAACCTACTAGTGATGTTGATAAAATCATTGGCAAGCTTAAACATTACCTTAATCGTGATGGTTAGCTTCCTACGTActcttgtttttatttatttatatagtaatGTATCAATTTCACCTTGTTTGTCTCTCAGATGTATCCGTATTAGGTGGTAAGTTGCATTTTCTTAAAGGGCTCACTACTTCCAGGCAGATATTGCTTAATTATCCAAGTAATAATTGCCTAAAAAGGATTATTTTCTTTCTTGGAGGGTATGTGTTTGTTGATTATTATGCTTAAATAAATGTTTCAGCTGACTATTACTACTTTTTTCTTATCTTCTATCTACTAGACTAATAATAGTATGTTATGTTATGTTTGGTCTGCCAGTCCTACTGATGTCGGTATCAAATGCTTGGAGGAGTTTGGAATGTCGTTAAAAGAAGAGGGTATAGCTGTTGATGTTGTCGACTTCTTTTCAAAGAATCAGAACGACGGTTATTGGACGAGTGAGCTTGAGGCATTTGTTGCTGCTGCTAATAAAGATGACAACAGCCACATTAAACATGTCCGACCTCATGCTTGGACGCTTAGTCGTGACGTCCTATCCAGGTTAACTAGGTTTTTATCATCATCGATATATTTGATATTACTATTGCTAGAGTATTGTACGTACTAtctgcgtgtgtgtgtgtgtgtgtgttttgattaCGTACTAGCTCTTTGTGATAATGACGCTTGCTGTTTTCTATATTTCTATCTTTCTTTCTTTATTATTTAGatgctatatatgtatatgtatatgtatatgtatatgtatatatgtatatgtgtgtgtgtgtatttatttatttatctatctaATCAAACTTGGTTTGTTGATAATCTAGGAGGCTATCATGATCTGTATCGACAATTGTAACTGGATGAGGTCGTCTGAAAATCAGTATTGCTATAATCTTCAAATTAATTGTGTTCGATCGTATTGCCGTGCTAAACTCAAGGTCTCTTCTTTCCTTAGTTTAGATTAACAactaatatgtgtgtgtgtgtgtgtgtgtgtgtgtgtgtgtgtgtgtgtgtgtctcacTTGTGTCAAATCCGAATAAAAGAGAGctctaattatagttattattaaccattatataatataagtttaagttataataatataataataataaagtagttgtttttttttttcttcctgtaTATCTGTATTGTTccagtattattattagattatattaattaatagttgttatattattcttCAATATTTATTATTTCTTTTTGATTTAGGTTAACAACTGATTGTTGTGCATATGGACATGTCACCAAATGTTGTAATTGTTTTGTTGCAGTCTAATCCGAAGAATGCTATAGGCATATTGGGAATGGGTGCTAATAAAATCTTAGTTGAACCTACGAGTGATGTTGATAAAATCCTTGGCATCCTTAAATATTACAACCCAGGTTAGCTTCCTACGTATGTACTCACTtgtgtttgtaaatatatatatatatatatatatattatccagGCATAGCCTGGATGGCCACCGACACTTCCAGTGAAGGGAGCCACCCGGGTTCGATTCTTGGCACTGCCATCTCGTTCAAAAAGGGAGCTCACCTGAGGATGCTTTACCTGGTAACCGTGAGAGTCGGCTTGCGGTTTACCCGGCGGTTTACCCGCTGCGTTGGGGCCAATGTGCCTGCTTCGTAGTTGGGGTTCCAccgttacccaaaaaaaaaaataaataaataaaataaaatatatatatatatatatatatatatatatatatatatatatatatatatatatatatatatatatatatatatatatatatacgaggacTCATTTTTTGACTTCTCCTTTTAGGCAGTTCTCTCTCTTTCTCGACTTGCAACTCACTTTTCCCTTCGTAGAGCAGATCATGAATtgaaaaagttatatatatatatatatatgtatatatatatatatatatatatatatatatatatatatatatatatatatatatatatatatatatatatatatatatagttgtaggatcaagagggaagtaaccaatcgggggaagcgggaggaagcaaaaactttttttccttcgtattttgaaaaaaaatttgttcacgaacattatagatgggatgaaaatatgaacatttagtagagacactttgtgataaatctttttattttggcgggaaaacgctcgaagaagtaatatataacaattatcgtgttttccgagcgtatgttgaggttttagctattggggtttagatattagggtttagatattagggtttagaaatttagggtttagggtttagatttagggtttagaaataggatttagattgagtttttaacacgaacggtttagggtttagggtttagggtttagtttttagggtttggtgttttgggtttatggaataaacacaaaacaccaaaccctaaaccctaaatcctaaaccctaaaccctaaactctaaatcgggctaaattttacttcacaaaacatggaaaaaaaaacgttcatattcttcacgaacaatattatcttgaatgttatttttgtcgatcgtttttccgcctaaataataacattcatcacaaagtgtctcttctaaatgttcatattttcgtgtgatcttgatgccggaaaaaaaattccaaaaaaaacgaaaaaaaaataaaataaatttgcttcccccgcttccccccgattggttacttccccattgatcctgaccttatatatatatatatatatatatatatatatatatatatgtatatatatatatatatatatatatatatatatatatatatatatatatatataattatgggtACCACTTGTCCAAGAGTATACTGCGTAGCTATCCAAGCAATTGCCTAAAAAGGGTTTTTTTCTTTCTTGGAGGGTATGTGTTTGTTGATTATTATGCTTAAATAAATGTTTCAGCTGACTATTACTACTTTTTTTCTTATCTTCTATCTACTAGACTAATAATAGTATGTTATGTTTGGTCTGTGCTAGTCCTATTGATATCGGTAATATCAAATACTCAGAGGAGCTTGGAATGTATATAAAGAAAGAGGGTATAGCTGTTGATGTTGTCAACTTGTTGAGTCCAATGAAGAAGGACTGTTACTGTTATAAGGAGCGGATTGAGACATTTGTTGCTGCTGCTAATAAAGATGACAACAGCCACATTAAACATGTTCGACCTCATGCTTGGACGCTTAGTCGTGACGTCCTCCTATCCAGGTTaattagcttttttttttttttttttttttttttatcatcatcgatatcgatatatattatattatattataagagATAATTTGAAACAAATAATTGAGACAGAAAGAGTGGAGATAAAATATATTGGCTTGCTTGCTTGTTTGCTTTTTTTATATACTACATTTGATTTGATGATATTATTACTATTGCTAGAGTATTGTACTTGCAGTGTGTGTGTTTTGATCACTAGTTGTTTGTGATACTGACAGAAAGCCTAAGTTCATCTCTGATGCTTCACTTGAAGAAGAGGAGATCCGGCGCCTCGAGACGAAAAAAAAACAGGAACGATACAAACGTGCTCAACTTACGGAACTTGAAGAAGAGGAGGAGGAGATCTCTGATGATGCTtcacttgaagaagaagaagaagaagaagaagaaggtactCAACTTATGGAACTTGACAGCACATCATCTAAAGCAGTTGGAGTGAAACAACCTAGTAATGTTGAATATGTGGAAGCTGCATTTAAAGCAtcagataataataatgaaaaggcCAAGATGGGGGGATGGTGGTTTATGTTTCATCCATTTTGGCTACTATGTGGCTGCTTGCTCttttatgccattcggtttaaatCCTTATGATAGTAGTAGGACTTGTTAGTTTGGTATCCTAATGGGCCTACACAAGTTGTATTTGTTTTTGCAGTAGGCTCCTTTCATCAATTTGATGAATGGATTCTTTTTTGTTAATGATAATTCTCTTTTTCTCCGAAACAAATGTGGCTGCTTCGTAATTTCTCAGTGCGTGTGTATACTCTGTTTATCTGCAAAATAACCACCTATATATAAGTAAGCATATGTGCTTGTTTGTTAGCTATCGGTCAGtgacagtggcgattctaggatgcaAACTCAAACTCAATGGGGTCCTGAAAGTTtttcagtactaattatattttaatGCTATTTTAGTTATTTTTTAATTTAAAAAGAACTACAAGTTCGGAAAATATATTGAGTCCGAGTAGTTAAATATAATGGTGTTTAATACATATTAAAGGAAAAACTATAAATCCAAAAAAAATATGGGGTGATACATTTTCAAATAATTTTCCCTATTAAAATTTAACGTTTTTATGTATAGCTTATATATAAGAAATAGCAACACAAATCCAATCAACAAATAAATTACTTAAAGAACATAATGAATTAATTACTATATTGTTTGGTAGTTatatattgtaaaaaaaaaaaataataacaatcccaaataCATATAGCAGCAAAAAACTTACTTTATAACTAAGTATTAAAACGGATTTCACAACACCAGATCCCCTAGAAGTTATTTACAAGCGACAACCGCACAAGATAAACACAATCGTTTTTCAGATATGATTTCGTCACGGAGTTCATCAGAGGAGTAGCATTTGGTCGGCGGTGTGTTCATCGGAGTTCTCTTCCGGTAATCAAACCGGCGACGGTGATCGTTCTTGATGTTAATCGGAGTTCTAAAGCAATTATGCAAAGTCAGTTTCATATTGCTTCTAGATCTAAATAGTAGGTGTATATGGCTGTGGAGATTTGAAGCAGATATACAATTTGATATACGAACCTATTATTCTGTTACTTAGAGATTATCTCTGTTAGAGATTTTTGAGTTGAAAAGATCTGCATCAAATTAGAGAATTTTGAGATGTGTTTTTGTTACTGGAGTTTTTGTTCATGAGTTTTTGATTTGACGAAGAAGATGCAGAATCCGGTCCCTTAATATTTGGACTACTTAATATTTGGATAAGAGTATGGATTTTATGCAACGCGTGTAACGTGTAAGCAGGTCACATTTTACCCGCAATGGATATCATATATCCATGATCTGCCTGCAACTCACCAACGAGTATATAATTTTACTTGTCCCGTACCAGCAGGTAAGTTTTATGAAAATACCCGATCATCACAAGTATGGATACCCTCGAGTCACAATTTATTTTTCCGCCCATTGCGATCCCTAATTGTATCACAATTTGACAGCAGCAAAAATGGACAAAATTGATCTAAAACATGTTATGGAAAAATTTAAGACTTAATTACGCCCTTGGTCCTTAAGATTTTATCTTTTTTTTTCATCCTTGTccctaaagtatttttatttcatcTTAACCCTTAAAGTTATGATATGGTTTCATTTAGATCCCTAATTAACGGATTGAGTTAATGACAGTTAACCATGGGGATTTAAAtgaaaccatatcgttactaaaaAGATaaggatgaaacaaaaatactttagggacAATGATGAAAAAAATGTAAAACATTAAAGACTAACAGTGTAATTAAGTCAAGCGGGAACAACATTTTAgggaaataaataataattactccgtacttACTTATATAAGGGGATGtcaaccgtaaaggtgcatgagtggtgtttgtcaTGTTACAAGTGGTTGGTTCTTTGCTTGTGCAACAACTCCCACCTGGCATGCCTTTTGTGttctttttttcaatgtttttcgaCTCTATTATTTGAGgtaacaacaagcgtcgatttattggcgacttgactgccgcttagagcctagaTTGAATCTCAGGCATGCTTAAAACtcaatggaaatttgattctaccattttccatgacgtcttgtttttatttttattttattttatattattttatttatatttattttattttattattttttggt
This window of the Rutidosis leptorrhynchoides isolate AG116_Rl617_1_P2 chromosome 7, CSIRO_AGI_Rlap_v1, whole genome shotgun sequence genome carries:
- the LOC139857597 gene encoding light-harvesting complex-like protein OHP2, chloroplastic; the encoded protein is MSVASIQCIRITNSSSNPFNSSITASKFCFSSTNPSLITIKCTQSDNSPLRRPSIATPPVKPTPASPPPSPVSPSLPVTPQPAVVAAGHNVVTMEFQRQKAKEIQQYFKQKKLEESNQGPFFGFIAKNEISNGRWAMFGFAVGMLTEYATGSDFVDQVKILLSNFGILDLE
- the LOC139857596 gene encoding uncharacterized protein; translated protein: MLCLVCASPIDIGNIKYSEELGMYIKKEGIAVDVVNLLSPMKKDCYCYKERIETFVAAANKDDNSHIKHVRPHAWTLSRDVLLSRKPKFISDASLEEEEIRRLETKKKQERYKRAQLTELEEEEEEISDDASLEEEEEEEEEGTQLMELDSTSSKAVGVKQPSNVEYVEAAFKASDNNNEKAKMGGWWFMFHPFWLLCGCLLFYAIRFKSL